In the Corynebacterium gerontici genome, one interval contains:
- the ftsY gene encoding signal recognition particle-docking protein FtsY → MTYVIIAVVLLLLVVAFIAIGLKRKNTKTVSFEKPEQKELTQQEKSGNYQVKSGFNFQPAQKEPVLREQPAEENQPFDLPDASREVESEQAPFDLPETPRESEEEEAPFDLPASQRQEEEPFDQPEPELEQTFEELEEFEEPHETEPEPTPAAVEQEAPAEATEQQPAAPVTEPEKPREEIAPAAGRIGRLRGRLSRSQNVIGKSVLGMLTAGDLDEDAWEDIEAQLIQADLGVKITTEVVEQLREKIAERGVESEAQARAMLRECLVEACKPEMDRSIKAMPYEGKPAVVLVVGVNGTGKTTTTGKLARVLVSMGHKVTLGAADTFRAAAADQLETWGRRVGANTVRGAEGADPASVAFDAVARGVEEQADVVVIDTAGRLHNSSNLMDQLGKVKRVVEKKAKVDEVLLVLDATTGQNGLTQARIFSDVVQISGVVLTKLDGTAKGGIVFQVQDELGVPVKLVGLGEGADDLAPFEVEGFVDALLG, encoded by the coding sequence ATGACCTACGTAATCATCGCGGTTGTGCTGCTTTTGCTGGTGGTGGCTTTCATCGCCATCGGTCTGAAGCGCAAGAACACGAAGACCGTCAGCTTTGAAAAGCCCGAGCAAAAAGAGCTCACGCAGCAGGAAAAGTCCGGGAACTACCAGGTAAAGAGTGGTTTCAATTTCCAACCGGCTCAAAAGGAGCCGGTGCTTCGTGAACAGCCGGCAGAAGAAAATCAGCCTTTTGATCTTCCCGATGCATCACGTGAAGTTGAGTCCGAGCAGGCGCCCTTCGATTTGCCCGAAACTCCGCGTGAGTCTGAGGAAGAGGAGGCACCATTTGATCTACCGGCTTCGCAACGCCAGGAAGAAGAGCCTTTTGATCAGCCAGAGCCAGAGCTTGAGCAGACCTTCGAGGAGTTAGAAGAGTTCGAAGAGCCTCATGAAACTGAGCCTGAGCCAACACCGGCAGCGGTGGAGCAAGAGGCACCTGCCGAGGCCACAGAGCAGCAGCCTGCAGCGCCGGTAACGGAACCCGAGAAGCCGCGTGAAGAGATCGCTCCAGCAGCAGGACGCATCGGCAGGCTGCGGGGCCGACTTTCGCGCTCTCAGAATGTCATTGGTAAATCCGTGCTTGGCATGTTGACCGCCGGTGACCTTGATGAAGACGCCTGGGAGGATATCGAGGCACAACTGATCCAGGCAGATCTCGGTGTCAAGATCACCACCGAGGTTGTGGAGCAGTTGCGTGAAAAGATCGCAGAGCGCGGTGTAGAAAGCGAGGCGCAGGCCCGCGCGATGCTGCGCGAATGCCTGGTGGAGGCTTGTAAGCCGGAGATGGATCGCTCTATCAAAGCGATGCCTTATGAGGGCAAGCCAGCCGTGGTATTGGTGGTCGGTGTGAACGGCACGGGCAAGACCACCACTACCGGCAAATTGGCTCGCGTGCTGGTTTCCATGGGGCATAAGGTCACCTTGGGTGCGGCTGATACTTTCCGCGCTGCTGCTGCGGATCAGCTTGAAACCTGGGGGCGTCGCGTTGGAGCGAACACAGTTCGCGGAGCCGAGGGTGCCGATCCCGCCTCTGTTGCTTTCGACGCGGTAGCGCGGGGTGTTGAAGAGCAGGCTGACGTGGTGGTGATTGACACTGCCGGACGCTTGCACAATTCTTCGAACCTCATGGACCAACTTGGCAAGGTCAAGCGAGTGGTGGAAAAGAAGGCCAAGGTTGATGAGGTTCTCCTGGTACTCGACGCAACCACCGGTCAAAACGGGCTGACTCAGGCACGTATTTTCAGCGACGTCGTGCAGATTTCCGGTGTCGTACTGACCAAGCTCGATGGAACCGCTAAGGGCGGCATTGTGTTCCAGGTGCAAGATGAACTCGGCGTGCCAGTGAAGCTGGTCGGCCTGGGCGAAGGTGCGGACGATCTCGCACCGTTCGAGGTCGAGGGGTTCGTTGACGCCCTGCTCGGCTAG
- the smc gene encoding chromosome segregation protein SMC — protein sequence MYLKSLTLKGFKSFASATSLKFEPGICAVVGPNGSGKSNVVDALAWVMGEQGAKTLRGGKMEDVIFAGAGERKALGRAEVTLTIDNADGALPIEYSEVSVTRRMFRDGASEYEINGHRARLMDIQELLSDSGIGREMHVIVGQGRLAQILESRPEDRRAFIEEAAGVLKHKRRKEKAQRKLTGMQANLDRLQDLTDELRKQLKPLARQAEAAKRAATVQADVRDARLRLAGHQLSTLLAAHQAQNESLQSATESHEALRSQMESATQALAEVEVVRLEIQPLAEQAQQRWFDLSALNERIAATLRIATERAEHVQETPFRGEDPEALKLKAEQAEEEYERLEETVEVAEERLESIREELEEREEVATRADREHMAQVRAVADQREGVVRLVAAQESQEQQLQAALEEDARLQEQLEEERQRVRQAKREHESVVAPGELELEPLQQRVLDANAEAKADESRVEQLRAQRSSLEREQSSLEAKIDTLQANAPGAKVEGNFVPLAQALRPKPEVQVALSAALGAFADAVVGDPGSQSWENVARTIVVKKEQASAWTIDASLPTGATWLLNHVTVDDQVGAAVYRLLADVALAESLEQAASIVEAEPRLRAVTCQGELCGQGWVQLGKGERTSVDVAAQVSQAHEQLAAASAALAELGGVFEGALQAAEDSRVAQAQAQASLREAQERARAAKVQRQQSARRLEQLEAQLRGTQQRAEKTQARVETLRAQGEELADRLSRVEEIEDEPSTAARDEAAAALAQVRAMETEARLHLHSVQERAEQARGRGEALRRRAQAELQAQQQHEREQARRRQRLHLARTVARLATDVRERTAVALERATEQRNALQAKAQETHTAELKARRDLDAVRERLDKAAQRKHAAELSTQEALVRLEEAQTKLSEVTGIPASTIIEDFAPDDSFDVKAEQQRLKQAERDLQSLGKINPLALEEFKALEQRYEFLSTQLADVEQARKDLRGVIEDVDAKILQLFTDAWRDVEAEFPKVFATLFPGGDGRLVLTDPHDLLTTGIEVEARPPGKKVKRLSLLSGGEKSLTALAMLVAIFRARPSPFYVMDEVEAALDDVNLRRLIALFEELRQDSQLIVITHQKPTMDVANVLYGVTMRGDGVTRVISQRMSRAPGADR from the coding sequence GTGTATTTGAAGTCGCTGACGCTAAAAGGATTCAAGTCCTTCGCGTCGGCGACTTCTTTGAAGTTTGAGCCAGGAATTTGCGCGGTTGTGGGGCCAAATGGCTCCGGTAAATCGAATGTTGTGGATGCGCTGGCATGGGTCATGGGCGAACAAGGCGCCAAGACTTTGCGTGGCGGGAAGATGGAAGATGTCATCTTCGCGGGGGCAGGTGAGCGCAAGGCCCTTGGCCGCGCCGAGGTCACGTTGACCATCGATAACGCCGATGGCGCGCTGCCTATTGAGTACTCAGAAGTATCTGTGACGCGTCGAATGTTCCGCGACGGTGCCAGCGAGTATGAAATCAACGGACACCGCGCACGCTTGATGGACATTCAAGAGTTGTTGTCTGATTCGGGCATCGGCCGGGAAATGCACGTGATTGTGGGGCAAGGCCGCCTGGCGCAAATTCTGGAATCGCGCCCAGAAGATCGCCGCGCTTTTATTGAAGAGGCAGCGGGCGTGCTCAAGCACAAGCGCAGGAAAGAGAAGGCGCAGCGCAAACTCACCGGCATGCAGGCGAACCTGGACCGCCTGCAGGACCTCACGGACGAACTGCGCAAACAACTAAAGCCACTGGCACGCCAGGCTGAGGCCGCCAAGCGTGCGGCGACGGTGCAAGCCGATGTTCGCGATGCACGTCTGCGCCTCGCCGGGCACCAGCTCAGCACCTTGTTGGCGGCGCATCAGGCACAGAACGAGTCCTTGCAATCCGCCACCGAATCTCACGAAGCGTTGCGTTCACAGATGGAGTCGGCAACTCAGGCGCTCGCAGAGGTTGAGGTTGTCAGGCTGGAAATCCAGCCTCTGGCGGAACAAGCGCAGCAGCGGTGGTTTGATCTTTCGGCGCTGAATGAACGCATCGCTGCCACGCTCAGAATCGCAACCGAGCGGGCAGAGCACGTGCAGGAAACACCGTTTCGCGGTGAAGACCCGGAGGCGCTGAAGCTCAAGGCTGAGCAAGCAGAAGAAGAGTACGAACGCCTCGAGGAAACCGTTGAAGTAGCTGAAGAGCGGCTTGAATCGATCCGGGAGGAACTCGAAGAACGCGAGGAGGTAGCCACTCGGGCCGATCGTGAGCACATGGCTCAGGTTCGTGCGGTTGCCGACCAACGTGAAGGCGTGGTGAGGCTGGTTGCCGCGCAAGAGTCCCAAGAACAACAACTCCAGGCAGCGCTGGAAGAAGACGCCCGTCTCCAGGAGCAGCTCGAGGAGGAACGCCAGCGGGTTCGCCAGGCAAAGCGCGAACATGAGTCAGTGGTCGCCCCCGGTGAACTAGAGCTGGAGCCCCTGCAGCAGCGAGTGCTTGACGCCAACGCCGAGGCCAAAGCCGATGAATCGAGAGTAGAGCAACTCCGCGCGCAGCGCAGTTCTTTGGAACGAGAGCAATCGAGCTTGGAAGCAAAGATTGACACACTGCAGGCGAACGCGCCCGGGGCGAAAGTCGAGGGTAATTTTGTGCCGCTGGCGCAGGCGTTACGCCCCAAACCGGAGGTACAGGTGGCGTTATCCGCCGCGCTAGGGGCCTTTGCGGATGCGGTCGTGGGCGATCCCGGTTCGCAATCATGGGAAAATGTGGCTCGCACGATCGTCGTCAAGAAAGAGCAGGCCAGCGCTTGGACCATCGATGCCTCCTTGCCTACGGGAGCGACGTGGCTACTCAACCACGTCACTGTGGACGATCAAGTAGGTGCAGCGGTGTATCGACTGTTGGCTGACGTTGCCTTGGCTGAGTCACTCGAACAGGCAGCAAGCATTGTCGAGGCGGAACCTCGATTGCGGGCAGTCACCTGCCAGGGCGAATTGTGTGGTCAAGGATGGGTGCAGCTTGGCAAGGGGGAGCGAACCTCCGTTGATGTTGCAGCTCAAGTGTCGCAAGCGCATGAGCAATTGGCAGCAGCGAGCGCTGCACTTGCCGAACTTGGCGGCGTATTCGAAGGCGCTCTGCAAGCGGCGGAGGATTCTCGTGTTGCCCAAGCCCAAGCCCAAGCCTCGTTGCGTGAAGCACAAGAGCGGGCACGTGCGGCGAAAGTGCAACGGCAGCAATCGGCTCGGCGTTTGGAACAGCTTGAGGCGCAGTTGCGCGGCACCCAACAACGCGCGGAGAAGACACAAGCACGCGTTGAGACGTTGAGGGCCCAAGGAGAAGAGCTCGCTGATCGTCTGAGCAGAGTAGAGGAAATCGAAGACGAGCCTTCCACCGCAGCCCGCGACGAAGCAGCCGCAGCGTTGGCACAAGTGCGCGCGATGGAAACTGAGGCGCGCCTGCACCTGCACTCTGTTCAGGAACGCGCCGAGCAGGCTCGCGGGCGTGGTGAGGCCCTGCGCCGGAGAGCACAGGCTGAACTCCAGGCTCAGCAGCAGCACGAACGTGAACAAGCACGGCGGCGTCAGCGCCTGCATTTGGCCCGCACCGTCGCACGTCTTGCCACCGACGTGCGGGAGCGAACCGCTGTTGCATTGGAACGCGCAACTGAGCAGAGAAATGCGCTGCAGGCCAAAGCACAGGAAACACACACGGCGGAACTCAAAGCGCGCCGCGATCTCGATGCTGTCCGTGAGCGGCTAGACAAGGCGGCTCAGCGCAAGCACGCGGCTGAGCTGAGCACCCAAGAAGCCCTCGTTCGCCTGGAAGAGGCGCAAACAAAGCTCAGTGAGGTCACCGGCATTCCCGCGAGCACGATCATTGAGGATTTCGCCCCGGATGACAGTTTCGACGTCAAGGCGGAACAGCAGCGACTCAAACAAGCGGAACGAGACTTGCAGTCCTTAGGCAAGATCAATCCTTTGGCGCTCGAGGAATTCAAGGCGCTTGAGCAACGCTATGAGTTCCTGTCTACGCAATTGGCTGATGTGGAACAGGCTCGAAAAGATCTTCGCGGCGTCATCGAGGACGTTGATGCGAAAATCTTGCAACTGTTTACGGACGCCTGGCGTGATGTGGAAGCAGAGTTTCCGAAAGTGTTTGCCACACTGTTTCCCGGTGGCGATGGCAGACTCGTGCTCACGGATCCCCACGACTTGCTCACCACCGGCATCGAGGTAGAGGCGCGTCCGCCGGGCAAGAAGGTCAAGAGGCTGTCCTTGCTTTCGGGCGGCGAGAAGTCGCTGACGGCTTTGGCCATGTTGGTGGCGATTTTCCGCGCGCGTCCGAGTCCCTTCTATGTGATGGATGAGGTGGAGGCCGCACTCGATGACGTGAATTTGCGCCGGCTGATCGCACTTTTCGAGGAACTGCGCCAAGATTCGCAGCTCATCGTGATTACACACCAGAAGCCGACGATGGACGTCGCTAATGTTTTGTACGGAGTGACCATGCGCGGCGACGGCGTGACGCGAGTGATTTCACAACGAATGTCGCGCGCGCCGGGGGCAGACCGGTAG
- a CDS encoding acylphosphatase, translated as MQSRLTAWVHGHVQGVGFRWWTYSQAKALGLHGSATNLSDGRVCVVVEGEREQCEAMLQALSQPDRTRPGSVDTVIERWSEAKGVRGFETR; from the coding sequence ATGCAATCACGTCTCACAGCATGGGTGCATGGGCATGTCCAAGGTGTTGGCTTTCGTTGGTGGACCTACAGCCAAGCGAAGGCGTTGGGGCTGCACGGCTCTGCTACCAACCTTTCCGATGGTCGAGTCTGTGTCGTGGTTGAGGGCGAGCGCGAACAGTGCGAGGCGATGCTGCAAGCCCTTTCGCAACCGGATCGCACCCGGCCCGGCAGTGTTGACACGGTGATTGAACGCTGGAGCGAAGCTAAAGGAGTTCGGGGTTTTGAAACCCGCTAG
- a CDS encoding alanine/glycine:cation symporter family protein, producing the protein MESVQTFISDVINDKLWLVISFLLLGAGIYFGARTIVVQLRMIPEMFRSVGEKPAHGQTDEKGISAFKAFTISAASRVGTGNVAGVAVAITVGGPGAVFWMWVIAVIGGATAFVESTLAQLWKTRNADGSYRGGPAYYMTRGLNARWLAVVFAFAITFTYGFVYNSIQSNSIAESMSESFGQDAMWFKVAIGAVLAFITALIIFGGVQRIADFTQVIVPVMAIAYVVIGILVVALNIKEVPGMIGEIVGSALGFREVAGATLGQAFLMGMRRGLFSNEAGEGSAPNAAATATVSHPVKQGLVQTLGVYFDTILVCSITAFIILLNNPTYGEEVQGATLTQQSLAAEVGGWGVHFITIILFFLAFSSVIGNTYLAQANIEYFTESKAVMATFRLVVLACVFLGAIGSVPLVWALGDTFAAIMVLINLIAIVPLAGIAVKLLANFSAQKAKGYDPIFHEDMLPGIKNVECWDGSDPVTHRDGQIVRSV; encoded by the coding sequence ATGGAAAGTGTCCAGACGTTCATTTCTGACGTAATCAATGACAAGCTGTGGCTCGTAATTTCGTTCCTGTTGCTTGGCGCCGGTATCTACTTCGGCGCGCGCACCATCGTTGTGCAACTTCGCATGATCCCCGAGATGTTCCGTTCCGTTGGTGAAAAGCCTGCTCATGGCCAGACGGACGAGAAGGGGATTAGTGCTTTTAAAGCCTTCACAATTTCTGCGGCTTCGCGCGTGGGCACCGGCAACGTCGCCGGCGTGGCCGTAGCAATCACCGTGGGCGGTCCAGGAGCAGTGTTCTGGATGTGGGTCATCGCCGTCATCGGTGGTGCTACTGCGTTCGTGGAGTCCACGCTCGCGCAGCTATGGAAAACGCGAAACGCCGACGGCTCCTATCGAGGCGGCCCCGCCTACTATATGACTCGTGGACTGAATGCCCGCTGGCTTGCGGTTGTCTTCGCCTTCGCCATCACCTTCACCTACGGCTTCGTGTACAACTCGATCCAGTCGAACTCCATTGCGGAATCCATGAGCGAATCCTTCGGGCAGGACGCTATGTGGTTCAAAGTAGCGATCGGCGCAGTTTTGGCGTTCATCACCGCCTTGATCATCTTCGGTGGTGTTCAGCGTATCGCCGACTTCACTCAGGTGATCGTCCCCGTCATGGCCATTGCCTACGTGGTGATCGGCATTCTGGTGGTCGCTTTGAACATCAAAGAAGTGCCGGGCATGATCGGCGAAATCGTCGGTAGTGCACTGGGCTTCCGGGAAGTAGCTGGCGCAACTCTCGGTCAGGCGTTCCTCATGGGCATGCGTCGTGGCCTGTTCTCCAACGAAGCCGGCGAAGGCTCCGCTCCAAACGCCGCGGCAACGGCAACGGTGTCGCACCCAGTGAAACAGGGTTTGGTGCAAACACTCGGTGTGTACTTTGACACCATCCTGGTGTGCTCCATTACCGCCTTCATAATTTTGCTGAATAACCCCACCTATGGCGAGGAAGTTCAGGGTGCCACCCTCACCCAGCAGTCCCTGGCCGCGGAAGTTGGTGGTTGGGGCGTGCACTTCATCACCATCATCTTGTTCTTCCTGGCATTCTCCTCGGTGATCGGCAACACCTATCTTGCTCAGGCAAACATCGAATACTTCACCGAATCCAAAGCCGTCATGGCAACCTTCCGCTTGGTTGTGTTGGCTTGTGTGTTTCTTGGTGCCATCGGATCTGTGCCACTGGTATGGGCACTTGGCGATACATTTGCGGCCATCATGGTGCTGATCAACTTGATCGCCATTGTTCCGCTGGCGGGTATTGCGGTGAAACTTTTGGCCAACTTCTCCGCCCAAAAAGCCAAGGGCTATGATCCGATCTTCCACGAGGACATGCTTCCCGGCATCAAGAACGTCGAATGCTGGGATGGCTCTGATCCCGTCACTCACCGTGATGGGCAGATCGTGAGGTCGGTCTGA
- the rnc gene encoding ribonuclease III, protein MSRKRKKAPEVQLPQFGDVDCSPLLQAFGVTLPEDLLELALTHRSYANELGFLPNNERLEFLGDAVLGLSVAGRLFDVYPSRPESDISKMRASIVSRYALAEVAQEIGLGQYVLLGKGELLTGGREKASILADTMEAMIGAIYRAHGFEVARDAVLHLFESRIQHASAEDRHLDWKTSLQERLAELKFPVARYIAESIGPDHERVFTSRVMVGEHELGSGTGRSKKAAEQLAAQQAVDALGHVELQQEVARSLIQE, encoded by the coding sequence GTGAGCCGTAAGCGCAAAAAGGCTCCCGAAGTGCAACTCCCGCAGTTCGGCGATGTCGATTGTTCTCCGCTGCTGCAAGCATTTGGCGTGACGTTGCCCGAGGATCTGCTCGAGCTCGCGCTCACGCATCGCTCCTACGCAAATGAGCTGGGATTCTTGCCAAATAACGAACGCCTTGAATTCCTGGGTGACGCGGTGCTCGGACTGTCCGTTGCTGGCAGGCTTTTCGACGTCTACCCGTCGCGCCCCGAGAGTGACATCTCCAAAATGCGCGCTAGCATCGTGAGCCGTTATGCCTTGGCTGAGGTGGCTCAGGAAATTGGTCTGGGTCAGTATGTTTTGCTGGGTAAGGGTGAGTTGCTCACCGGAGGACGCGAAAAGGCCTCCATCTTGGCCGACACCATGGAGGCCATGATCGGTGCGATCTACCGAGCTCATGGTTTTGAGGTTGCGCGGGATGCCGTGCTGCATCTGTTCGAATCGCGTATCCAGCACGCCAGTGCCGAAGATCGACACCTGGACTGGAAGACATCCCTTCAAGAGCGCCTAGCGGAGTTGAAGTTCCCCGTAGCGCGCTATATCGCGGAATCCATCGGACCTGACCATGAGCGCGTGTTCACCTCGCGGGTCATGGTGGGCGAACATGAGCTTGGCAGCGGTACTGGTCGTTCTAAGAAAGCGGCAGAACAGTTGGCGGCGCAGCAGGCTGTGGATGCTTTGGGGCACGTGGAGCTGCAGCAAGAGGTTGCCCGTAGTTTGATCCAGGAGTGA